In the genome of Lathyrus oleraceus cultivar Zhongwan6 chromosome 4, CAAS_Psat_ZW6_1.0, whole genome shotgun sequence, the window TTTTACTTAAAAGTGTAGTgaaatattaaaaataaaagaattaaatTTTTTAACCAAGGCATACTAAATATTCCTTCAACATTTTACCATTTTTACTCCTGGTTTAAATATATACTTGACATTCATAAAAATTAAAATACACAttttaaaacaataaattaaaaaaaaaatacagCTAGTTAAATATTTTGAATTTATGATATAATACTAATTAAAATTGATACgaaataattattaataaaaaaaaaagaatatacACTGATAATATAAAGTAAATTTATATTATCAACTAATTATCATCACGTATTTCGTCAAATCATCTtgatatttttaaattaattataaGATATAGAAGAATGATGAATTTCTATTAGATAATAATGTAAAACTATTTTACACTGTCAATTTTATTTAATCTcttattaatattatttttttcatttataGTATTATTAGAATTTATTTGGGATACAGTAATACGTTTAATTAAAAGAGATATTTTATaagatttttatttatttttttataattaaattGTGATTAATCTTGACATATTAAAGTATGTTTGATACAGAACTttctaaattttttatttattatagTTGTTGTTTTTTAATTGTTTGTATGCATGGATAGTTTCAAAATAATATCTTAACGTCAATCGCAATCCGAAGGTGGCcattatattatattatatatatatatatatatatatatatatatatatatatatatatatatatatatatatatatatatatatatatatatatatatatattagttcTTAGTTCATAGTTAAACACTCACTGGATTCTACTTTCTACCACTTGACAGCTTTAATGGGGTTTACACATCTATCTCTTTTGGCTCTATTTTGTGTAAGTTATTTTCTGTTTCTTGATCATTATGATTAAATGTATCAACTTTCAATCCAAAATTTCATATGATTTAAAAAAATGTCTGTCTTTCTTTATGAATCATTCCCTTTCCATGTTTTGTAATTATTACAGTCTCTTTATGATAATATGACAAATCGAAAATATGAGTAATATATAGGATAGAAAAAAATAACATCTATCTTTTTAACATTTTTGGTTGCAATTACCCTTAATATTTTCTGATATTAATTTCTTTAAACTATAAATTATATCATTAATTTATAGAAACAGAATatagattatatatatatatatatatatatatatatatatatatatatatatatatatatatatatatatatatatatatataatgacTTTTAGATGTCATTATAAATTAAAGGAATGTCAATGTCATTTTTATAGATTTCAGGAGAAATTAATgcatattttaaaattaaaaaaaaatacaatgTCATTTTAGTAGATTTTGAAAGAGAATAGAGGAAATTCTCATAAATTCATTTCATACTTTAGTATATTTATTAGCGAGGTCAACTTAATCATTTGGTTTCCATCTTTTTGACATCTAATGTTTAGTAATGATTTTGACACAACTGGACCATTTTCAAAAGGTTCAAACATTAATTAGACAAAACGTGTTTCTTGGTGACATGTAATATGGACATATTACAAAAGTAAAATCTATTATTTTCTAAATTTATGAATAATTTATATTTtctatatattttttttgtattatAGAGATTACTTTTATTAAAAATACTACgattttattgaattattttttataatatcTATATTACACAAACATTactaaaatatatattttttagtTGGTTTTCTTAGGAATCAATGGATATAAGTCAGAAGAAGAATATTTGAAATCTATTTGGCCAGACACTCCTATTCCTAGACCTCTTTTAGATCTTCTTCAGCCTGGTTAGTAAATATGAATTATTTTGTGTTTGATCATGGTTATTTTAACCTTTTTGATTGATATATGTGATATCATGTGAATTGGTGTCTTGCAATATATAAGAATATTATAATTTTAGAATTTGATTCCTTTTTTATGGTGTAGATAGCAAAACCAGTGTGCCTATTAGAGACCACGAAAAAAATCAATATTGGACTGTCTTTTTTGAACATGACCTATATCCGGGAAAAAAGTTGAGTTTGGGCATCCATAAACATTCAAAGACACATATGTCTGTCGAAAATACAAATCAACCTTTTGGAATCAACACATGGTGGGATAAAAAATCAAGTCAAGCTTTTGAAACTCATATTCCGACTAACAAAGCAATTGAAGAGGAAATTAGAAAACCAATTGAAACTTTTGGAATTCTTATATGGACCGGTAAACCAAGTCAAGATAGTGAGAGTCGTACAGAAATTGATAAAATAAAAGAAGATATTGAAAAACCAGACCAACATTTTGCTACTCGCAAATGGATTGATAAAGCAAATGCTAAAAAAACTGAAAGATTAATTCAAACTTCTACGGTACCCCTGTGGACCGAAGAAGAGATGCGCACTTTTCATGACTATTGTGGCAACCCTTCACCAATAGGGGAAGATAAATATTGTGCACCATCCTTAGAATCAATGATGAATTATGTCATTTCAAAACTTGGAAAAAATATTAAAGCTATGTCAAGTTCCTTTTCTCAAAGTCAAGACGAATATGTGGTTGAGGAAGTAAAGAAAATAGGCGACAAAACAGTTATGTGCCATAGATTGAATTTTAAAAAGGTGGCATTCTATTGCCACCAAATCAATGCGACAACAACTTATATGGTCCCATTAGTGGCTTCAGATGGAACTAAATCTAATGCGTTAACTATTTGTCATCATGATACAAGAGGAATGGATCCAGATATCCTTTATCAAATTCTTCAGATAAAATCGGGAACTGTCCCCGTATGTCATTTTATTGGAAATAAGGCTATtgcatgggtaccaaacgaagATGTAACTGCATCTAATGACCATTCTTGTGTCATCTAGAACATATTTGTAAATTTATTAGCCTCTTATGTTGTTATTTCTTTTGAAGTGTAATATACACGGAAAAATACTCTGAAAAAATATTATATACTATATATTGAGTATTATCCATGTATTCATGTAAAACTAGTTAAAAAATTTGTTAGTACTATTAGTTTGTTATTAACTATGACAATATGAATTGCCAGTATGTTGTACTTTTTATTGGATAATATGAATTGCGAGTAAGTTTCTTTTGTTTGGTTGGAGATTATTGCTTGATAAATTTTCAACTAGAGTTGAATTAGGTAGAAGAAATGTGATATGTGGCAGTCATAATATGGTTTTTACTCATTGCTTCAAATAAGATGAATGAGTGTTGTATTTTCTCTTGAATTTTAACTTTACTAGTCAGTTATGGGTGAAGGTTTATGACTGGATTGTAATGGCTTTGGTTGGTGTTGGTGGCTCAACAACAGAAAAGTTTAGGCATTTTTGCAGAAAGCTTAAAGTTAGGATCAAGAGTGATTTTAGTGGTCTATTGTGGATTGTAGTTTGTTGGAAGATCAGGCACAGTAGAAATGCAGTATTATTCAAAGGTGGAATCAAGGATGTTGTTAAAGTGTTGTATCATGGTATATTCATTTCACGGAAATGATTTGTCTCTAGATTTAATAGGAAAGTTGTAACAACTTAAAATCCCGACTCACTATTAAAATGATAAAATTTATATTTTAGGATGGTACCCAAACACAACATGCATACTTCATTAACTCATCAAGTTGAAAATACTTAATCAAAATAACATAATTCAAAACTAACTCAAAACAATTAAAACGCTTCGTTCCCAATGTTACAGATCAGAGCACGTAAATCAACTAAATAGCGATAACGGTAAATGAAACGAAGAAAAGCTTCAAGGCTATCTTCCAACTCATAACAACACTCATTCCTCCTGAGTGTCTGTACAACAATGTACTTAGAAACACACAAAAAACAAGAGAtaaaggggtgagaatacactaAAATATATTAACAATGTAAGACAATGCAAGGATAGATAAAATTACGCAATCAACAACACAAATTTAATtacacaacaacacaacaattCAACTCACATAACTTTTATGTATGCAATGTGACTCACAACTCGactcaatgcatgtggtaccaatttGTACATCATAGGTTTGTCATTGATCTCGTCCACTCAATAATGGTTCCTCATTCGAATCAGGTCCCCACTTCTGAGTCCCAGACGATCACATGTCCCCACTTCTAAACCTAAGACGATCACATGTCCCCACTTTTGAACCCATGACTCGCCTCTTTCAACACATTGACACAATATGATGCATGGCATACAATAATACAATAACAACAGTTATTGTTCCACTTCTAATCATAACAAATAATGAAGTACAACATTCAACAATAGTCTCCACTTCAGAACTACACACCATAACATAATACATACAAATATATTCACATCATATTATTGTATTTACAACACAACAGTTCATACACATGATCATAATTCAACACATAAAATCATGCAAGTTAATTCAATTATTACTTCATCATAATAATACTTTAGcattaattaaataattaaacCAAATACCCCAAAACAACAGTCAAACACCGACTACTCGAGAAAACAGCTTAAAAAACTGGACTAATCACTCAAAAATGCGTCCCTGGCAGCATGACGACTCGGTCGTCTTATGGGTGACGACCGTCACCTCCCCCTTCATGACCCATCACCTATGCAACGACCAACATAAACATTTCTACCCGGAGACCATGACAGTCTTCCGTCACCCTGATGATGACCGTCAACAGACTCAGGCGTACGACGAGTAGCCCGTCACGCATTTACAAAATGCAGTTTTCTGCATTTTGACCATGAAAGCTCATTCCAAGCTCTGATTTCGACCCCCAGTACCAGGATTTGCACTGAAATTATAAATACATGTGATATATGGATTAAATCATAACATACTCACCGATTATCAATAAATTTCAGCAATTAATCCTAATTTCGATGTTAGGTTTATAAATCCAAAACACATCAATGGCAACCATCAAATTCAGAATTCATACTAACatgttatatatatatttagCATATAAAAAAGCACGAATTCATACACAAAAATTTCAACTATCATGGATTACACATAATTACATTTCAAGGATTCTTACAACACAATAATGGTGAATAAAAACCTAGACGATGGTGAGGATCCCTCTCTACCCTTCATGCAATACACCTATATTCAATTATTCCCTCCCTTTTACCTGAATTTTCAGCAAACGTTCCAAACTTGGCTATGGATTCTCCTTCTCTCTCAAACCTTTGTTCTTATCTTCTAGCACTTGCCTCCTTTCTCAATTCTACATATTGTAAGGTTTTGACTCCCATCCCTTTTACTATTTATTTTAActaaaaaatataattaattctttttcacATTATAAGCCCTCAACTAATCTCCATTTTCACACTCTTGAACCATAAGATTACCAATCACAGGCCTCAATGTAATCCCACCGGATTACTAATCtcaaaaatataattttaaaaataattaattttcATCTTAAAAAGAGAAAAGTTATGATTCTACTCGGCAACTCTAAACTCGTCAAAACTACTCATAATGTCTCAAaagttttattatattatttataacTCAATAAAGTTCTCATAATGAACTTTAAATAACTCTATAACAACCTTCACAAATCTAAAATAACTCTAAGGTACTCAAAATTACTCTAAAGTATTCAATTTTCAACTCTTTAACAACTCTAACAATTCTATAACATCAAGTTGATATGAACGTGGTTGAACTCCAACCCGTTCATTCCTAGCATAACATCAAGTTGACTTAATGATAAGCAGACTAAGTCAATACCAAAGTCCTTATAATAGATATTCAAAGGGAAATTTAGACAAACCCATAAAGTAGTCACTGAATTATTAGTTGGGGTATCAATGACCATCGACACAACTCTGAAACGTATTATTTGTTTTGAGTTGATTATTGGAGTTATTTTCCTTGAGTATTTTCTTTAAATAACCATTTTGCTGTGATGAGATATTTTGAGTTGCACTGTGAGTTTTTTTTATAATATTCATGAAGTATGTATGTTAAGCGTTGAGTAGTATCCTAAGTTGTGAAATTCTCTTTTATATTAAGAATCgaggtttagggtgttacaatcTACAAGTTGTGTGTGATTTTTTGGGGGTGTTCCCAGATGACATTAGTGATTTACCGCTGGAGCACGAGGTTGAGTTCACCATAGACTTAGTACCTTATACTAGTCCTATTCTAGTGACACCTTATAGAATGTCGGCTTCAGATCTGAGTAAGTTCAAGACACTTATAGATTCAACCTCCCAGCGCAATTAATATATATGAACGAATGTGTTACACCTATGTCAATCATAGAAATCAGAGAAAGACCATTAATAAAGCACATACCTTGAATCAAGTTATCATATCTAGTAGTCTTTGTTCCACTCAAAGTAaaaactttccctccaaaatgagcctttttttttttttggcaaTTAGTACTATTGTGACCTAGTTCTTCACAATTGAAGCAAGTAAGTACGTTACTTTTACAATTAGCAATATAATTTCCTCTcttcccacacttgaaacatttatGACCAGAACCCTTTCATTCACTAGCACGACGACTCATACCTCCACAACTAAAACATCTGACAGAAACACGAGTGCCCCCTCACTTGTCTCTTTCCAACCTGGAGCCTTACACTTCCCTTTAACAACTGGTGCCCCATAAGGTTTTCTATGGTTTTGATTTCCACATTTCTTCTCACTAATACTCTTATAGTGAGCAGATCTAGAACGACTATCCTCATTGTAGATTCAACACTTATTAACCAACACATACAACTGAAAAATCTCCGGATAACTGATGAATTTATTGATCTCTAGATGCAAGCCACTCTTTAAATTGACACACTTAGAACCTTCAGATCCTACCTCATTGTAATGTGGGAAGAACCTAAACAACTCTTCAAACTTCACAGCATAATCAATAACTGTCATGTTTCCTTGCTTCAACTCAAGGAACTCGATCTCCTTCTTGCTACGAACATCAGCAAGAAAGTACTTTTTAGGAATTCAGTCTTAAAATTATCCCATGTAATCTCAGTACCTGGAACTTCAAGCCTCTGACGAGCATTGTCTCACCAATACTTTGTTTCCACATCCAACATATGAGTATTAATCATGACCTTCTGCGCGTCAGAACAACCATCACTTTGAAGAACTTCTCAATTTATTGCAGCCAAACCTGAGCATTTTCTGGGCCATATCTCCCCTTAAAAGTCAAAATATTGTTCCTCTAGACTTTCCCAACCCTCTAAACTCATCAGCCATCGAATTCTGATTCTGCAATGCATGATTCTCCTGACCCCATCACATGAGACATAACCTCCAAAGCATCAGTGATTGCATGATCACTTCTTCCATCCATTTATCTGCACACCAGTAAACATTCATTAGAATAAACATTGTATCAGTATCGTTTATATACATGTCACATACTAGGGGACATATAATGTCACAAAACCTAGCTGGATGGACCGACCTACTAAGATACTCCTAATTctaagaccctaattttgaccctaagatccctcatggcatcataacattgcatttgcatcttgcctcaaggatcataagcatcttggctcttacctttgggtgggaactgttgtgagttggtttgagatcaccaatcatgcttgaattgtatattattgcttttctcatcttatttactaatcaaaagcacaaaaatatgtcactaacaccttttatttgtagcttgagcaatcacaaggtccaaaaCTTCTAGGAGATCCAATGTGCATTGATAGGGCCAATtaaagatgaaagcaagcatggaaatggttcccaaatctctcatccatcaaatatgcctcccaagtatctcaattcctcattttgatcaaaacaaatcaaggggcttgaggcttgtttcccaaggaaaccctaattcatctgttcatcaactgtgccttgctcatgaagcaacctcaacccatgatcaaatacaatcaaaggaagttatttaattcatcatttaatgcaaatttgaacttatttgagtgtcctaaaacatcaattcatcaagatatgaggtttggacttgagaagttgattagtcaattcatctgactattttgaaatacactaagacctaacttttgatgtgtttgtcaaatggagatgaccccaaaataaaaactgttcttaagaaccatattaacaactttcatgttcatcaaaaattgatttgaagcttaggtcatcatccatttcaaaacattataggtcattttgactgaaaccctaattttgggtcaacatcccaaggacataactccttcatttttcatgattttgaggtggtatcaaatgaattagaaagattaagatgtctaatttaaatgttatattgagaaaattttcaaaatcctaaaataaatacatgtgataatgcaaaacattataggtcactttagaccaaaggcattgaaatttgaaaaagtccaacttcaagtgcccataacttcttcataaaaaatccaaatgattcaaaatttaattccaaatttattgtcttggAAATATCTACAATGTTTATattgaagattttgtcatttggagcttgcatcagtgaaacagaagggcttgaactttggccaattttgaaaatctcacatgtacatgttttgcaccctacacttcatgaccacttttcatcaatttccaagtttcaaatggagtttttatcaacataacaattgatcctcatgcaaaaatctttccaaccattactcatgaggtggtgtttcaagtatggacatgccattttcgaagacatgaacattatggtacaattttggaaattcataaaatttgcattgcatgagatGATTATGCACATTTTGCACGTCCAGTTTGCATATGCTAATGATCAgctgccaaatccaagtggaattgggccctccatgcgcctgtgcaggcccatgcatggaggccctttccattcatgcaatggaatgttcatgcattcagccatgcttctcctataaatacaatgccaaGGCCTCTCATTTTAGCAATCTGAAGGCGCCCTAAATGCTGTGCAATTGAATCCTCACCCTCACTACCAAAGGAACTCACtaatttttctctcaatttttaGATCTACAATTCAATTGCATCGAttgttttcttagatctaaagttccttagccttcttcCCTTTGATCTAAAGAACAATTGCAAGCATCCATACCAAGGAATTATGCTCTCACACTATGCAAATCAGAGGTTCACTTCACATTTTAATTTCTTCGAATCTGCTCATATACTGgttgtttcttgttgttgttgtgtgatctgaagtcctctgcatagaggcaacattctTGAGCTTCGAATTTTTAAAATctagcaagttcagttgaacaccattaaaattccatctctgatttctctcaatttagaaacctagagtggatttggttggtacaaaggtgatgtacatcaccccaactttcgaTTGATACCTGGATCGTGGCTTTTCATGCACATTTATTCTCTATAAATTTTGAGCCTCGCCGGAGCTGGacggagaagacggtggcgctggtcaccgtctggtctccagattaaATCTGAGCCTTCCATttcattttccagatttgatcCCATCCATTCATTGTTATAACTATTTTAATGGCCCTGTGCGCTTCAGTTGACTAGAGTGCATGGTGAGCGTGCGCCTCTTGGCCACGTGATGATCCACATTAATTAATGAGGTCTCATCAGACGGTCCAcgcatttttatcattttaatttctgatttctatttacttttatttcttttaattccatttcattttaaaaattcatatctccttcattattggtccaaaaaatatgagaccaatttcattttctccttttaatttctagtttctaaaaatgatttttaatattttttatttcatcatttgatattttttaagaattttctctttctgcttatttttaattcatttaaaatagtttttgatatccaaaaactacaaaaatatttttccaacctctttgaatgatgatagatctatgaaaaatattctcatcaatttattaattgatttgagatttatttgatattttaattcaattaggttatttttatgcatttttaattgatttaaaatagtttctgacttctaaaaatgctgaaattttttgtcaaactttgtttgaccttgttgaagttgggataattcacttggacctttcaaagttgatttggcgtgagtttgaagtttgacctttctttattattttaattcaagttttattttaatattgaaaaataccaaaaatattttatttgtttcttgacttctaatcttcatcttacttctgtttaccattgtttgaccttgatcttctctatctttggtcaatacttgttgattatttcattccatttccattaatgtactttaatattcatcttcttcttcttcttcttcttctttttctttttttgatcaatgagttaaagattggtggttagccttgatacatggaggtttaaccttccttgattcaaatctaattcatcttgatcatgtatcaagtgaatggatttgcattaaggataggttgcttcctaatcaagcaaagaacctaaagcaatacaagatcatttctcatcttctttttggcatggcaagttgtaggagtttgattcactaatcaaaatctctaacttgtgttgttgcctacattattattgaccggcctcagatagttgtgacttctacataagtccaattacggttgcttaatatagcgctaaattgccttatggcacactaactctaac includes:
- the LOC127075585 gene encoding embryonic abundant protein USP92 — encoded protein: MGFTHLSLLALFCLVFLGINGYKSEEEYLKSIWPDTPIPRPLLDLLQPDSKTSVPIRDHEKNQYWTVFFEHDLYPGKKLSLGIHKHSKTHMSVENTNQPFGINTWWDKKSSQAFETHIPTNKAIEEEIRKPIETFGILIWTGKPSQDSESRTEIDKIKEDIEKPDQHFATRKWIDKANAKKTERLIQTSTVPLWTEEEMRTFHDYCGNPSPIGEDKYCAPSLESMMNYVISKLGKNIKAMSSSFSQSQDEYVVEEVKKIGDKTVMCHRLNFKKVAFYCHQINATTTYMVPLVASDGTKSNALTICHHDTRGMDPDILYQILQIKSGTVPVCHFIGNKAIAWVPNEDVTASNDHSCVI